The Pangasianodon hypophthalmus isolate fPanHyp1 chromosome 13, fPanHyp1.pri, whole genome shotgun sequence genome includes a window with the following:
- the LOC113528522 gene encoding neurexophilin-1, which translates to MRTEHSFVLLLLNGTACLLVLAQEDRHPYSSLSPKSSSLAEPSKTLSVLGGQGSVSPLSRWVLHSRSRAANASALELPYRSPVPFSKQEFWEMLGSDLLKPDTSSDDDASASSRVKRRPIVKTGKFKKMFGWGDFYSNIKTVRLNLLITGKIVDHGNGTFSVYFRHNSTGQGNISVSLVPPVKAVEFDLERQSVVYPKDSKIFNCRVDYEKVDRSKRTSLCNYDPSKTCFQEQTQSHVSWICSKPFKVICIYISFYSTDYRLVQKVCPDYNYHNEMPYLPSG; encoded by the coding sequence TTGGTTTTGGCACAGGAAGATCGCCACCCCTACTCTTCGCTGAGTCCTAAGTCGTCCTCTCTTGCAGAACCCTCTAAGACTCTGAGTGTTCTGGGCGGTCAGGGCTCTGTCTCCCCCCTTAGCCGCTGGGTGCTGCACAGCCGCAGTCGAGCAGCCAATGCTTCAGCGCTAGAGCTACCCTACCGCTCACCTGTGCCCTTCTCCAAGCAAGAATTTTGGGAGATGCTGGGTAGTGACCTCCTCAAGCCTGACACCAGCTCTGATGACGATGCCTCAGCAAGCTCTCGTGTCAAGCGCCGTCCCATCGTCAAGACAGGCAAGTTTAAGAAGATGTTTGGCTGGGGCGACTTCTACTCAAACATCAAGACAGTGCGTCTCAACCTGCTCATCACTGGCAAGATTGTGGACCATGGTAATGGGACATTCAGCGTCTACTTCCGGCACAATTCCACAGGCCAGGGCAACATCTCTGTCAGCCTGGTACCACCTGTAAAGGCAGTGGAATTCGACTTGGAGCGCCAGAGCGTGGTGTACCCTAAGGACTCCAAGATCTTTAACTGCCGTGTGGACTACGAGAAGGTGGACCGCAGCAAGCGCACCTCACTGTGCAACTATGACCCATCCAAGACCTGTTTCCAGGAACAGACCCAGAGCCACGTCTCCTGGATCTGCTCCAAGCCCTTCAAGGtcatctgcatctacatctcCTTCTACAGCACAGACTACCGGCTAGTGCAGAAGGTCTGTCCAGACTACAACTACCACAACGAGATGCCCTACCTTCCCTCTGGATAG